The window CTTTCTTGACATACTTTTGTGGGAAATTTTAATCCAATGCCCACTTCCAATTAACTCTTCAAGTAGCAGTTGGTTGGTACAATACTAGTGATGAAAACATTTCCCTGCTTGGCAGTTCGTAtcagattttaattgattCCCACCAAACTTGAGTTAAAAACAGTGAACGCTCCATTTCCATATCACTGGCATAATTCTTTCACATGTTGTTTATTTGATAAGGAATGGAAGTGAAGTTTAGTTGAGGATTAATGAATGTGACGGGAAGGGCTGCCACTTCATCTCGGACGTCCTGTTTTCTTGCATGGAAAGAAATCTTTTTAACACCAAGCTGATATGTAAATTGAGCAATTGGTACAAACAACCGGGATGCTGAATATAATGTGATGCAAAGAGAAAATGTTTCATTAACAACCTCACAAGGAAGGAAAATCATGTAACTGAATCAATTTTCTCAAACTCGTGAAAATTCAAAGGAGCGCAAATGTTCTTCCAAGATACAAATTACAGTTGTTCCAAGACAGAGAGACTTGTTAAGCAAGATAAACTGTGAATTAAACTAGAGTCTTGTAAGGAAGCACATTCAGTCTATGTATATATCTTCCAGATTCTTCCTTCCACAGTCTTGACTCCATTCCTTATTTGTTACATTTATATTTGTATAGTTATCGGTAGTTTCCTTGTATTTCATCAGCTTCCTATTCGGCCATCTCTCATTAGAGGCCTTCGTTGCATAAATCGATCTCTTGTACATTGAATTAGTTTAATACAACTTTTTGATATTCCATTCAAAGTTTTAATTAGTCTCTTGCTGGTTCGGGGCAGGGAACGTCTTAATGGTAGCAAACCCTGTGACATTCACATACTTTCCAGTCCCTCCCATAATCGCGAGCTGTGACTCTGAGACAACAGTTCTGTGGATCCCGAAGAAGCCGATACTATCCACATAACCTCCACTCTCAAACTTCGCAGTCAAAGCATCGTCTGGCTATTCCCATCCTCAGAGCTCGCTACACAGAACCCCCGGGCTTTGCCTACAAGGCATGACCCGAGTTCATGCCTTTTGGACAGCTCGTCATCAACACGGTTATAGTCCCAAACATCATCTTCTGAAGGGTCATCCCTTTAGGAAGCTGCCCTCCATTAAGGACCGGGAACCTGGGCCCACCTCCGATGAAGGTGCCATTCCCATTGTTCCGGACAAGGTTTCCAGTGGTCCCACTGAGCCCAGTAAGGAAGGGGACGTTGTTATTGTTGTTGATGAGGCCAGAGTTGCCGCTGCTCTGTGGGACCCCAGTATTGATGGGGATGTTGGCACCATTAGGCTTAGCAAAGGGGACCTGGGCGGTCACCGCAGGGTTGGTCACGATGCCAGTGACCGCCAGGGCTGAGGGGTTCGATCCCCCGAGTATGTCGTGCATGAAGAAGGTCAATACGTGAGCATCGCCTTCAGATGACACAGGAGTCACAGGACCTGTCAGGGTTTGAACTGCACCCGGTAAAGCCGGCACCACTGCAGGGAAAGGTTGTTCATCCTCAGCGAGGGTTCGAGCGGTGGAGACAAGGTCCAGTGATGATGAGGTGGCAAGGACCAGGAGCTGAATGAATAATATGTAGGAGGGTATATTGGATTTGTAGATGGAAATGATGGAAGCATATCCTGACATTGGAAATGTACGTTTCTAGGGACTTCTTATTTTTCCGGTTACAAAAGAGATGTTTTCTTTCGGTTAGCTATGTGATGGTAACGGGAGGACATGAagttgattatatatatatatattttattttagggGGGAAGCCtagaaattttcaatattggAATGTATCAGAAAGATGGAGTGGATTAGATGAATTTAATTATTGGGTTGGAGACTTGGAGTAGGTGCTGCTAGTTGTGTTTCTTGCTCCTCTTACGCATATTTTTATCGATGAGTTGGTTCTGTGAGTCAGAAGGGAACCTTTAATCTCCCTATGGGTTTTCTTTCTGATTGCAGAGAAACCATAAGAAGCGCTATAAAAGTGATCAAGTCATCCCATTATAAAATTGCGTTCGTGATAGTCGGATATCTCGATTTAAGTAGTACGTTCCATTGTAAATAAGTTTTGATCCTCATAATATTGTTCATCTGGTAAATGGACGGACAAACAGTTGGTTCCTTTATGAGTTAATGATCCCTCAATTTCACGACTGTATGCACCTTCATTACATGGCGCTACTCACACCTTCATCATACCATACCGGTGAGCATTCagttaattttatgaaaaaattgtaGGATTGTTGCTTGAATAGCAAGAACTCAGACCTTAAAGAACCATTTTTGGTGGCCCATGTCCGCACGCCGTCGCCTTCCCAATCAAGAGGTCATCAGATCAGATCCATGGACAGGCGAAGAAGAAGGTGAATGTCTCGTGTCAAGGGGTGACCAGAAAATATCAAATCAACCAGAAAAGGGCGTTTCTGCTTTATTCTGGCCTGGCAACTCCTTGGAGCCTTAAATTAAATGGCAATACAGCATTTACCGGAGGATCAACGATTTGGCGACTTCCATGCCCGAGTGTGATCGTGCTTCCAGAGCTTCGAGTAATAACACCTGTGCTCGATATCTCTCACCGAAGTTTATTGAGTACTTCTGAGTTTGTAGCTTCCAGCAGTACCATATGGCCACTTGAATCAGGGAATGCAGAAGATGGAATTTCGATTCATTAAGCCCATAAGTTACCGGAACAGAGTTTGTTTCGCAAGAGTAACTGCGTCCAGCCCCCTACTGTGAACTATTCATCCTACTGCCCATTGTTTTCCTTATGATGATCAGAAAAGCTTCAAGATAATACACTGCATCCAATAACCTTTTGCATTTAAAGTCATACAAGCACGAGGTCTCAAGGTACACCGATAtgtttcaataaaaaaaaacacaaatgCCAGCAACATGGTTAGGTGCCTCAAGCAAGATACACAGTAAACTGAACCACAGTTTCCACTCCATCGGTGTTCTGCTGGTTTGCGCCTGTGAATGTCTTGATTGTGGCATATCCCCTAGCATTCACATACTTCCCAGTGCCGCCCATGATTGCCAGCTGTGACTCGGAAACAACCGTGCGGTGGACCCCAAATAAGCTGATACTATCAAGGTACCCGCCACTCTCGAACATTGCTGTCACAGCAATGGTCTGACTATTCCCATCCTCGGAACTTGCAACATAGAAGCCCTGGGCCTTTCCAACAAGGCCCGAACCAAGCTCATGCCCTTCGGTCAACTCGTCATCAAAGACTGTCAGAGTCCCGAACATCAGCTTCTGAAGGGTCATTCCCGCAGGAAGCATACCTCCATTTAGGAGTGGGAACCCAGCCGAACCACCAATAATGTTGTTGTTGTTCCCATTCTGGATAAGGTTTCCCGTGGTTCCGCCCAGCCCACTGAGGAAAGGCACATTGTTGTTGTTGATGAGTCCATTATTGCCGCTGGTCTGTGGCACCCCATTATTGATTGGGAGGTTTGCCCCATTGGGCTTGGCAAAGGGGACCTGCGCACTGAGAGCGGGATTGGTCACAATGCCTGTGACTGCCTGTGCAGAGGGGTTCGAGCCCCCAAGTATATCGTGCATGAAGAAGGCCAACACATGAGGGTCTGCACTGGCCACCACTGCACCAGAGCCTGTGACAGCTGCTCCAGTGGACCCAGTCGCCCCAGGGGTCACTGGTGCCTGGACCGAACCAGCTCCCACTGGTGCCTGGACTGAACCAGCTCCTACCGGGGTCAGGATGGAACCAGTTCCTACCGGGGTTTGTATGGAACCAGTTCCTACTGGGGTCTGGATGGAACCAGTTCCTACCGGTGCCACAGGCGAAACGGGGGCTTCCTCCTCGGAGAGGGTTCGGGCTGCGAAAGCAGGGGCAGTGGTGAGAGCTAAGACAAGTAAGCAGGCTAGGGCTTTGAGTTGGAGGGAAAGAGCTGTGCTGGTAGGCATTTTCCTGGAAGAGTTTTGAAGTGTAACTTCGTAGGTCTTTGATGATATGCAGTGTTTATGGTTTTCTGTGGAGGTTTTGCTTTGTTGAGGAGATGATAGGTGGAGAAGAGCTGGGTGGTTTATATAGAGAGTGGAGACATTGACATAATATTGTGGAGTGGATTATTTGGAGCAGGTACCTTCACTTTCTTTCCCATGGAGCGGTTGGTTCAAACAGCTCAAACTGAGGAGCACTGacactattaaaaaaaatattatcatcatcatggCACCTTAAATGTGTATATTATAAGACTTTGGCTGCAATTCTGAATtcataacaaaaagaaaatacgcCAGTTACCTCCTCAGTAAGTTCCATCTGATATTTCACACATTTTAGTCATGAATTGTGAACTTTGCAGCTTTACCCGAAGCCTGTTGGAGACATATAAGAACTCCAAAACTCGCAAATAATACAAAACTATAAACATTTTAGAAAAGGCAAGCAGCATATTCCCATAAAATAATTGAGGAGAAGATCCCGTTAGTCAATTTTCCACAGTGTAATGGAGATCATGGGGTAGAAGGGCATAAGAACATTGTAAAAAAGTGATGGCTGAGTAAATTCTCAGTAAGCATAGGAGGAGTCGGTGACAGCTTACCACATACGGGTGCTTGAGTATGGATACATCACAAGTATTGCTTCCACAAACACGGAAAAAAAGAAGCCTCGTGTgagggatggtcttccaactCTCCCCAAGAGCTGGTTTAATAGTGCCTCGATTTCCACCAACAGTGTGATTTGTAACCTTGTATTGAGAGTCACAGTTTAAAGCTTTTAGTCCAGGCAATGGGAGATATCCAGATTCATCTTTATTTGATACTAAACATATCCCCCCAAGTGTGACAATAAATGAAACCAAATTCTTCGGTCCTCCAAAGGATATAAATGTGCCTTATTGGCTAATTCTGTGAACTGAGCATGTAATTAATAGTAGTTTCTGCTATGAACTTACCAGTACTGCAATATTGTATTCATGTGCTAGCTTCTTCAGCAGTGACCCAGTAGATATCATCAAAGCGCGCCCTGTAAGTATCCATAAAATCAGTTACATATCATACATAAACTAcccaatgaaaattaaaatttgaaataaagaaTAGTACACAGATTATCTAGAGATATGAGATATCCAACGAATCATTCCAGGATCTGGGGAAATAATATCATGTTGAAGGGTACCAAATAGATAATGGCTAGGATTAAATCGGATTGATAGACTATTTACAGgcttatataaataaaactgACAACATATTACCATGCTTAACAAAGTGAATGCTCAAGTAAAGTGCAGAGCACAAGCATTGCAGTGGCCAAAGTAGTCATGTGAAAGTAAAACTGGAGATAAACATAGAAAATCGATGTTAAGATAATGCAAAATTACCTCTAGTTCTACCCTAGTCAATATCATGTTCATCACAACATCAGAGAAAACAAAACAGCCAACGTGGGATATGCATGCAAAAATATGTCCGTACCCTGTGGACTATTGCTTCCAAGGATTGGAGTAATTAAAGACGAGATGGAATCAATAATCAGCAGGCTCACACCACCATCTCCCTTGCACATCTATTATCAAGTGTTGGATCAGAGGGAATATAATATCTTATCAAGATACAAGATAGAGCAGTTCAAACTTTTCAAGTAATCACTGATGGCTAATGAGAACCTGCGACTTCCTTCTGAACTCCAGCTCATGTAGCATTGCAAGCAGTGTGAAGATGTCATACACACGGTGGCATACTATGCTGTTCATAACTGTTCGAAGTACTTTTTGGTCAACCTACAGgaagaataaaaagaaagagataaTAGaacaaaaacatatgatattaTGTGCTAAAAAGACGCACTTCTCTGAATTATGAAATGAGGACAACAGACCTGGCCAATAAAGTGAGCAATACGCTTGGGGGAAAAGGAATTTCCTGTATCCACATAGGTGACACCACCTTTATGCTGGTATGCGACATTTGCAGCAGCTAGTAGGCAAAGCtggaaaaggaagagaaaaagagCAATATAGAAGAATATGGTGCAAGCCCCTTATGGTTCTAGAGTCATGTCATGGTGTAGGATAACAGGCTATATGGAAAAGAGTCGAATTTGCCCATGCATATGCATGTTTACACCATAGCCAGTACCAACCTAGAGATCTAGCATGTTCATTACCCAGGTAAGCAAGAGAAACCAAAAGCACCCACTGGAGAGATTTAAAGGCAGTCCAAGAGTACAGAACTAATGTTTCATGGGCGAGAGCAAATAGGCTGATGCttaaaaattgtgaaagaCAAGATCCGAAATCGCTTTGCCGAAACATCACTAAAGCAAGTCACAAAGAACTGCAATCCATTCTTACTTGTGTTTTACCAGATGAAGAAGGCCCGGCCAGCTCGGTCACATGTCCTTCATGTAATCCACCGTTGAGCAGCGAATCTATCCTGATTCAAGCAACCATGATAGAGACGAATCGATAAGTTCCTGAAGACCACAGAATTCATAGACTAGAGGGGAGAAATAGTACACACGAGTTGCCCCCTTCACCTTTCACATCCAGTTGATAACGCACGCTTATTCTTTTGAGCATCTTCCAACAGCTCCATGCCATTTATCCAGGGTTGGTGTATGGTATCTATGATCGCGAAGACCTGGTCCACACCCTGCTCACTCACCACAACATTATCAGAGTCCAATCCCAGATTCACCAAATTCTCTGAACCATTATAAGCATTGTGAGACATAACGTCAAAGATCAGAGGAATTTCTCGAAAACTCAAACCTGCCTAAGCCTCTCCGAGGAAGGCTGTTCTTCTGCATGTGCAGCTAAGGCATGGAGGTCATGCAAGAGAAAATCTTCCACTGCAGAACAGAACGAGGATGGAATTCGATGACCTTTTTTCACAGAGTAAATGGTCACCGGAGACCAACGTATGAATCTAGCTTTAACCCTACAATGCCTTGCTCCTCCGACATGGAGATGGAGATATATAAAAGGCATATTTACGATCAGAGTTCTTCATTGTGGCTGCTGAAAGCTTCGTCTCGGCAAACGAACATGGAGGGGAGAAGAACCTGTAAGAATGCCGTGGGAAGCGCAGAAGCTCCGGAAATTGGAATCGAGGATTGGGAATTCCGTCTCGAGGGATTTCAATGGAGGCATTTGCCCTCACTCCCCGTTAATCACACTCTTCTTCAGTCGACGCGCTCTACTAACTTTgccattgaagaagaaaatgaagaaagacAATTGATGGGCGGGCATCATTGATTTCCCACGAGCTCCATGAAATTGAAAGGCTTGACCCAACCAACTGCAAAATCCATATTATTTagggttaataaaaaaaatacaaaacttttacattttaataattttagtaccaatttttttttccttaacataaaaatacacaaatttttaatttaataacaattCTAATATgacgtcaaatttttcattattttatacTGAATCGAGGCCACATATGACGCCGACGAATCCAATGAGAGGGTGATTGCCGAAATCTAGGCCTACAACCCCCAAATGGAGAGAATCAGCAAATTGAGAATTCTCTTTATTTCGACAGGTAGAGTCACGGCCCCAGTCATTACCCCTCAATTGAGGTCATCGACGCCCTTATCACGATTAAGGTCATCGACGTCTTCTGTGGTCTCGATTCTgtccaaattaacgaaaaaatttgacgccgtgttagaattgttatcaaatcgaaagttcGAATATTTTTAGActaacgaaaaaaaaaagtttgtaaaCTTTGTATtacaattattaaaatgtgagtttttttttttaattaactctattatttatttgacaGGATGATTGGAGCATGGCCTGCATGTCTGGCCCAATCCAATTATAAGGCCCGCGAGGGATAACGCATCTCTGTTCTGGATTTCCTATAATTTATGGTGGACATcgttgaaataataatatacaatCTTCATCTAGCCAAATCCATAAGTTTCGGAAATTTATTCTGATACTGCAGCAGAGACCGATTACGCGAACATATGTAGATCTCTAGCATCTAAGCAGGTTCAAAGAACTAATTTCAGTGAATGtacgatgaatcgattgagagACAATTCTTGCTCTCGAAAAGTGAGAGTACGAGAGAAGGTTTTTGTGCCGTGGAGTTAGCGGTCTTTACTCGACTTAGTAGTAAGGCCCACTGCTGGTGTGTGTTTATTTATCTTGCAAGACGTGATCATTCGGCCCGACCCTATAGTCCCTAATCGAGAGATTCGACCTTGTAAGCCGAAAACCTTCCTTATTCggatcaattttttaaattcaaacaTGTTCAAAATGGcaacaaaagagaaaagtcACATAGCAAAGAGAAAAAGCCTAGGGAAAGAAGACTAAAAGCCACTAGTAAAGAGGAAAGCCTAGGGAAAGAAGACTAAGGGGGCATTTATTAGATGGGAGGATCGAAATGCCTCTCTGGTTCAGTTTGGCGGAGGGAAGAAGACGGCATCGGAGGTCCTCTTGGAGCGGAAGAGCTTCTCGGCCTCGGGTTTGATGTTGAAGGCTGCCTGCAGCACTTGTGGGGACAGTGCCTTCCACACTGATGTCTTCCCTGCAAGGTTGGTGAATATTGGGCTGCAATGCAACAATACAAGAAAGCAATAGGTGGTCAGAGATTTCCATTCTAATGTGGCGATAATGCAAAGATTGATTAGAAAGTGTTCAACTGCTAGTAATTTCCCAGAAAGATGGTAATCTTCAACATATGCCACAAACTTGAGGCCCAACCCGACTGTTTAACCCCCGTATAGTCAGGCCAACGACAACCATCGCCTTTCTACTTGAGATGATAGTATAAGAAAAGCACTTTCTAATCACAAAACACTTGTAAAGAAATGCAAAATCTAtcagagaagaagagaagaggcaTTACTTGGGAGTGCTGATTATTGAGAACCACTCCAGGCCATCAGGATCAGCAATCTTAGAAACCACGAAGAACCTCGGCACGATGAAGAGGTTCCCTGCCTTCACGGTAATCTCCAACACCCTCTTCCCATCGACCCCGACAACCTGGGCCCTCCCGCTGCCCCTCACCACGTAAGTCACCTGCAAAGCCGAGTCACAAGAAAATCCAGGAGAGCACATCGCACTCCCGTCAAGCCTCACGAGATCAGCTCCTAGCCCGACCTCTCCCACAAGAGGCAGGTTCTTCGTGTTCAAGACCACAACACGACCACCATTGGGTACATTCACATCCAGGGGAGCTTCGATGCAGTTCAATGCCATACCTTAATAAGAAACCAGGTCGGAAGTGTCAGTAAGACATGTATAGCCATAGGTACAGCAAACTGCTAAGATTCAATGATATAAAACGAGTACCTTCCCGGTGCTCCGGCTTGGGCTCGGGCATTTGGAGCGATGGGTCGAGCTTGACTATCCCAGTGCCAGTCTGGCTGCCTACAAGGGCCTTGACATCGTTCTCTCCGAGATCCGAGGCCCTGCAGAGGAACTCGGTGGAGAAGCCTGAGAAGACGCTGTTGGCACCTGCGAGGAAGAAGTCAGTGAACTCCCCAGCCTTGTGGGCCTTGGAGGTTTCCCCGAGGAAGAGGACCACGAGATCCGGGTCCTCCTTGTTGTACCACCAGGTCACTGTCCCGAAGGGGAGGGCCATCGCATCGCCCTTCTTGATAGCAATCACCTTCTCCTCCTTCTCGGGGAGGACAATTCCAGCAACTCCGCATCCTAAATGTGGCCGCAGAGAATCGATCATTTAGATTTCATTAAATTGAAATTACCGATCACATGAGACTTAACAACAACTACCTACTGATGACTGACTGACTGATCACAGTGAACTGTGACAGCAGCTGATAATCAGAGATCATGAATCTGAATGGATGGAGTCAGCTATGAGCATTAACGATGAAAACTAATTACCGAGAATGAAGAAAGAGAGCCATTGCGATGCACAGATACAAGGCAGATAAATAGCAGCAGCAGTGGCTTCTATAATTCTATTCGGTGAATCTAAGGTTTAACGATGCATGCAGGAGGGGGAAAAAATATGGATAAAGACAAAATTGGCAGAGCGTCAGTGTCGCAAAGAATTTCAATTACGATGCGAtaggggaggaggaggaggaggaagaccGATCAAGCTTGCGATACCTTGGAGGACGTAGGCGACCTTGGCGGAGTCGGAGTAGCGAGGGAGGGCAAAGCCGTTCTTCTCAAGAGCGAGCTTGCCAGCTCCGATGTTCCCCGCCTTCAGCATGGGGAGCTCCTTCGGATCCCAGGCGTGATACGACCCGCCATTCCCTCCGTACACCTTCTTGGGCAGCTTCGGGGAGAGATCGATatccattattttttattttttcctttttcctgcTGTTCGGAGATTCGCTTGGGAATGGAGAAACAGAGCAGAAGCAGCGAGCAAATTTAACAGAGCAGAACACAGCACTCAACGCATGAGGGAGAGAGggtatttataatataatataaataaaaagaaggcGAAGGTGACGGAGGTGAGATTTTACTGTTGAACTAAACATATCCGTCAATTAGATAAAAAATCTTTTAGGATTCTATCACAAGAAAGAAATAGcgttttaaaaagaaaaaaatctattaGGATTCTCTCACGATAGAAAAAATCTTTTATGTCAATCGTTTaactaagaaaaaatatttttcctcCTGCAATTTGCAAATACATTCAATAAGGaaaattaactaaaaaaaGTAGCTAAATAGTAATAATCTCAAATCATTGTTTAAATTTCACCCCCCTACAATTTGTAAAATAGTCAGCGATATTTCCTCGTTTAAAAATTAGCTATACACaattcctctctttttttatatatttttcccttaAATCGGATCAGATTTGGTTccgataaaaaatataaatataaataaaaaaaattaacgggTCGATTTGTGCAGTTCCATGATATGGTATTCAAGTGTCAAAGTGAATATCCTCTTAGTGGCACGTCAGCGAAATGAGGAGTTGTGTATAgctaatttttaaaatgaggggtattatttgatattttacAAACTATAGGTGTATCGTCAAAATTTACCTTTTTATAAACCTGAAATCATTGTAGGCGTTGttgtttcaattttcaaataatatctATTAGAACTAGAATCGTTTTAGGATCATATcacgagagagagatagagagtgTTTTACTCCGACTCATTTATCTGTTATGTCAATGCTAAATCGAGTTGAGTTATGAACTCAAGATGAGTTCTAAATtaccaatattttttttgtggttGTTTAACTTTTAACTGAGAAAATTGTTCTCCTCCTACCGATTTGCCGATCCAttcgatatatataaaatctactaaaataaaaagtaccTAAAGAGCTATCTTCTCAAATCATTCTATGACAttgtttcaattttcaaataatatgaTACTCTTGCAACTTTGAATTAATACATCTTCTGTATGAAAAATATAGTGcacattttttcttcttaattgAGTCTCttcattataaatttataaaccAAAGAATGGTGCAACACCTAATTTACCACAATGGAACGATAGCTTAACCACTTTCACGAATTTGGCCCCTTCCCTTCTGACATTCTGGAGAAAATAAtgtttaatgtttttttttgggtaaaaatgGTAATCTTTCCTTTTAGATGGCATAAAAGATGCTGTCGAGAGAAAAGGTTGCGctaaaaaaacagagagaataATGAAAAGAGTGTAGCCAATTGGAATCAAGAAATTTCATATTCAATCTTTACCGGAGGAACTTATGTGTTCCTTTATTTCTCTTTATAATATAACTAGTAACTATAAGATAAGAAAAGAAGGGGAGATTGGCGAAGGTGACAGAGGTGTGGGATTTTACTATTGAGCTAAACATATCTATctatcagaaaaaaaaaatcttttaagTTAAGCCGAaaactttttttcaaaaaagaatCTTTTAGGATTCTATCACAAGAGAGAAATAGGATTTTAGCCGAACTCATTCATCTGTTTATGACAACTGCTTAACcgagaaaaaatatttttcctcCTGCAATTTGCCATACATTCAATAAGGAAAATGTACTAAAAAAAGTAGCTAAGTAGCAATAATCTCAAATCATTGTTTAAATTTCGATGACATCCTCTATAATTTGTAAACTAGCCAGCGGCACCCCCTCCTTTCAAAATTAGCCACACACTACCTATCCTTTCGTTgatttctacttttttttccctaaaatcTTGTCAGATTTGGTTTCGGTAAAGAAATTGGGTAACGGGTCGATTTGTACAATTCCATGGCCATGGTATTCACGTGGCAAAGTTAGTGTTCTATCGATGGCACGTTGGCGAAATGAGGAGTTGTGTAtgactaattttttaaatgagATGTATTATTGGACATTTTACAGACTATAGGAGTATCGTCAAAATTTACCTTTTTGTAAACCTGAAACCATTGTAGATGTtgttatttcaattttcaaatattatctATTAGAATTAAAATCTTTTTAGGATCCTa of the Punica granatum isolate Tunisia-2019 chromosome 6, ASM765513v2, whole genome shotgun sequence genome contains:
- the LOC116212493 gene encoding LOW QUALITY PROTEIN: dirigent protein 10-like (The sequence of the model RefSeq protein was modified relative to this genomic sequence to represent the inferred CDS: inserted 2 bases in 2 codons) encodes the protein MHDILGGSNPSALAVTGIVTNPAVTAQVPFAKPNGANIPINTGVPQSSGNSGLINNNNNVPFLTGLSGTTGNLVRNNGNGTFIGGGPRFPVLNGGQLPKGMTLQKMMFGTITVXDDELSKRHELGSCLVGKARGFCVASSEDGNSQTMXLTAKFESGGYVDSIGFFGIHRTVVSESQLAIMGGTGKYVNVTGFATIKTFPAPNQQETN
- the LOC116211415 gene encoding dirigent protein 10-like translates to MMMIIFFLIVSVLLSLSCLNQPLHGKESEARTLSEEEAPVSPVAPVGTGSIQTPVGTGSIQTPVGTGSILTPVGAGSVQAPVGAGSVQAPVTPGATGSTGAAVTGSGAVVASADPHVLAFFMHDILGGSNPSAQAVTGIVTNPALSAQVPFAKPNGANLPINNGVPQTSGNNGLINNNNVPFLSGLGGTTGNLIQNGNNNNIIGGSAGFPLLNGGMLPAGMTLQKLMFGTLTVFDDELTEGHELGSGLVGKAQGFYVASSEDGNSQTIAVTAMFESGGYLDSISLFGVHRTVVSESQLAIMGGTGKYVNARGYATIKTFTGANQQNTDGVETVVQFTVYLA
- the LOC116211414 gene encoding DNA repair protein RAD51 homolog 4 isoform X2, which codes for MPPLKSLETEFPILDSNFRSFCASHGILTVEDFLLHDLHALAAHAEEQPSSERLRQGVDQVFAIIDTIHQPWINGMELLEDAQKNKRALSTGCERIDSLLNGGLHEGHVTELAGPSSSGKTQLCLLAAANVAYQHKGGVTYVDTGNSFSPKRIAHFIGQVDQKVLRTVMNSIVCHRVYDIFTLLAMLHELEFRRKSQMCKGDGGVSLLIIDSISSLITPILGSNSPQGRALMISTGSLLKKLAHEYNIAVLVTNHTVGGNRGTIKPALGESWKTIPHTRLLFFRVCGSNTCDVSILKHPYVASGKAAKFTIHD
- the LOC116211414 gene encoding DNA repair protein RAD51 homolog 4 isoform X1 produces the protein MPFIYLHLHVGGARHCRVKARFIRWSPVTIYSVKKGHRIPSSFCSAVEDFLLHDLHALAAHAEEQPSSERLRQGVDQVFAIIDTIHQPWINGMELLEDAQKNKRALSTGCERIDSLLNGGLHEGHVTELAGPSSSGKTQLCLLAAANVAYQHKGGVTYVDTGNSFSPKRIAHFIGQVDQKVLRTVMNSIVCHRVYDIFTLLAMLHELEFRRKSQMCKGDGGVSLLIIDSISSLITPILGSNSPQGRALMISTGSLLKKLAHEYNIAVLVTNHTVGGNRGTIKPALGESWKTIPHTRLLFFRVCGSNTCDVSILKHPYVASGKAAKFTIHD
- the LOC116210020 gene encoding glutelin type-D 1; protein product: MDIDLSPKLPKKVYGGNGGSYHAWDPKELPMLKAGNIGAGKLALEKNGFALPRYSDSAKVAYVLQGCGVAGIVLPEKEEKVIAIKKGDAMALPFGTVTWWYNKEDPDLVVLFLGETSKAHKAGEFTDFFLAGANSVFSGFSTEFLCRASDLGENDVKALVGSQTGTGIVKLDPSLQMPEPKPEHREGMALNCIEAPLDVNVPNGGRVVVLNTKNLPLVGEVGLGADLVRLDGSAMCSPGFSCDSALQVTYVVRGSGRAQVVGVDGKRVLEITVKAGNLFIVPRFFVVSKIADPDGLEWFSIISTPNPIFTNLAGKTSVWKALSPQVLQAAFNIKPEAEKLFRSKRTSDAVFFPPPN